One Centroberyx gerrardi isolate f3 chromosome 6, fCenGer3.hap1.cur.20231027, whole genome shotgun sequence genomic region harbors:
- the LOC144539391 gene encoding extracellular calcium-sensing receptor-like isoform X3, with the protein MYPLRSNTPVCRQIGEPENPQLSKNGDIILGGIFSFHTSWKGRQDTYMRRPPPLQCTSLNFRAFQFAQAMLFAIEEINNSTDLLPGIFLGYKIYDACGSIARGVRVALALANGNEDISAASKAPCTRPAQVQAIMGETSSSPCMAISTVIGPFHIPLISHYATCACLSDKVRYPSFLRTIPSDFYQSRALAQLVKHFGWTWVGAIRTNDDYGNNGMAIFTETAQQLGICLEYSVSFFRTDPPEKLQAIIDIIKASTSQVIVTFLSHMDLDILIHELAHHNLTGYQWVGTEGWIVDSYTATMNGHHILDGAIGLSIPKAHVTGMREFMLDVKPLNSSSNELFTEFWETMFDCRFKQTKGSEGNQRDCTGSEDLSGQQNIFTDMSLMAIFNNLYKGVYAVAHALHNILGCKEICSNKVQPDPFTILQHIKKAHFKTKEGEEVYFNENGDPVAKYEIINWQPNKNGSVEFVTVGLYDTSLPAEKQLNLHTKSLIWAHNSEQVPVSVCSETCRPGTRKVLQKGKPICCYDCIPCAEGEISNTTDSITCVQCHPEFWSNEKRDDCEKKDTEFLSYEEIMGALLTASSLLGTCMTAIVAVIFFRYRNTPIVKANNSELSFLLLFSLALCFLCSLTFIGRPSEWSCMLRHTAFGITFVLCISCVLGKTIVVLMAFRATLPGSNVMKWFGPPQQRLSVLAFTLIQVLICILWLTISPPFPFKNFKHFKDKIILECVLGSAVGFWAVLGYIGLLAMLCFFLAFLARKLPDNFNEAKFITFSMLIFCAVWITFIPAYVSSPGKFSVAVEIFAILASSFGLLICIFIPKCYIILLKPEKNTKKNMMGKMPSKSS; encoded by the exons ATGTATCCATTAAGGTCGAATACA CCGGTGTGTCGGCAGATAGGAGAGCCGGAGAACCCCCAGCTGTCTAAGAATGGGGACATTATTTTGGGTGGAATCTTCTCTTTTCACACCAGCTGGAAAGGCAGACAGGACACCTACATGCGCAGACCACCGCCACTGCAGTGCACAAG TTTGAATTTCAGAGCGTTCCAGTTTGCTCAGGCTATGCTCTTTGCCATTGAGGAGATTAACAACAGCACAGACTTGCTGCCTGGCATCTTTCTGGGCTACAAGATCTATGATGCCTGTGGCTCCATTGCGAGGGGAGTAAGGGTGGCACTGGCCTTGGCTAATGGTAATGAGGATATATCCGCAGCCTCCAAGGCACCCTGCACCAGACCGGCCCAAGTGCAGGCCATTATGGGAgagacctcctcctctccttgcatGGCTATATCCACTGTCATTGGACCCTTTCATATCCCATTG ATCAGCCACTATGCCACCTGTGCTTGTCTCAGTGACAAAGTCCGGTACCCATCCTTCCTCAGAACAATACCCAGTGACTTCTACCAGAGCAGAGCTCTGGCCCAGTTGGTCAAGCACTTTGGCTGGACTTGGGTCGGGGCAATTAGAACCAATGATGATTATGGCAATAACGGCATGGCCATATTCACAGAGACGGCCCAACAGCTGGGCATCTGTCTAGAGTACTCTGTATCCTTCTTTAGAACAGATCCACCAGAAAAATTACAGGCAATAATTGACATTATCAAAGCTTCCACTTCCCAGGTGATTGTCACTTTCCTCTCCCACATGGATTTGGATATACTAATACATGAGTTGGCCCACCACAACCTGACTGGGTACCAGTGGGTAGGCACTGAGGGCTGGATCGTTGATTCCTACACTGCAACTATGAATGGACACCACATCCTGGATGGTGCTATAGGGCTGTCCATCCCCAAGGCCCATGTCACAGGCATGAGAGAGTTCATGTTGGATGTAAAGCCACTCAATTCATCTAGTAATGAATTGTTCACAGAGTTCTGGGAGACAATGTTTGATTGTAGGTTCAAGCAGACGAAGGGCTCAGAAGGGAATCAGAGAGACTGTACGGGGTCTGAAGATCTCTCTGGGCAGCAAAACATCTTCACTGATATGTCACTCATGGCCATCTTTAACAATCTCTATAAAGGAGTGTATGCTGTGGCCCACGCACTTCATAATATTCTTGGCTGCAAAGAAATATGTAGCAACAAGGTACAGCCAGATCCATTCACG ATTTTGCAGCACATAAAAAAGGCTCATTTCAAGacaaaggagggggaggaagttTACTTTAATGAGAATGGAGACCCAGTAGCAAAGTATGAAATCATAAACTGGCAGCCGAACAAAAATGGCAGTGTGGAGTTTGTCACCGTTGGTCTTTACGACACATCTTTACCTGCAGAAAAACAGCTAAATCTGCACACTAAGTCCTTAATTTGGGCACACAACTCAGAACAG GTGCCTGTGTCAGTGTGCAGTGAGACCTGTCGCCCAGGAACGCGTAAGGTCCTCCAGAAAGGAAAGCCCATCTGCTGCTATGACTGTATCCCATGTGCAGAGGGAGAAATCAGCAACACCACAG ATTCCATCACCTGTGTGCAATGCCATCCTGAATTCTGGTCAAACGAGAAAAGAGATGACTGTGAAAAGAAGGACACAGAGTTTCTATCATATGAAGAGATTATGGGGGCACTGCTCACAGCGTCGTCCCTGTTAGGAACTTGCATGACTGCAATCGTGGCTGTCATTTTCTTCAGATACAGGAACACCCCCATAGTCAAGGCCAACAACTCTGAGCTGAGCTTCCTGCTGCTCTTCTCCCTGGCTCTATGTTTCCTGTGTTCTCTGACCTTCATCGGCCGGCCCTCTGAGTGGTCCTGCATGCTGCGACACACAGCATTTGGGATCACCTTTGTCCTCTGCATCTCTTGTGTTCTGGGGAAAACTATAGTGGTCTTAATGGCCTTCAGGGCTACACTTCCAGGCAGTAATGTCATGAAATGGTTTGGCCCTCCTCAGCAGAGACTCAGTGTTCTGGCTTTCACTCTCATACAGGTCCTGATTTGCATACTTTGGCTAActatctctcctccttttcctttcaagaattttaaacactttaaagacaaaatcatCCTAGAATGTGTATTAGGCTCAGCTGTAGGCTTCTGGGCAGTGTTGGGGTATATAGGACTCCTGGCTATGTTATGTTTCTTTCTAGCTTTTTTGGCTCGGAAACTGCCTGATAATTTCAATGAAGCCAAATTTATCACCTTCAGCATGCTGATATTCTGTGCGGTCTGGATCACCTTTATCCCTGCGTATGTCAGCTCTCCAGGGAAGTTCAGTGTTGCTGTGGAAATATTTGCAATTCTGGCCTCCAGTTTTGGACTGCTAATCTgtatttttattccaaaatgttacaTAATCTTATTGAAGCCAGAGAAGAATACAAAAAAGAACATGATGGGTAAAATGCCATCAAAATCATCATGA
- the LOC144539391 gene encoding extracellular calcium-sensing receptor-like isoform X1 — protein MLWNTVLLLVASLSGAEEPVCRQIGEPENPQLSKNGDIILGGIFSFHTSWKGRQDTYMRRPPPLQCTSLNFRAFQFAQAMLFAIEEINNSTDLLPGIFLGYKIYDACGSIARGVRVALALANGNEDISAASKAPCTRPAQVQAIMGETSSSPCMAISTVIGPFHIPLISHYATCACLSDKVRYPSFLRTIPSDFYQSRALAQLVKHFGWTWVGAIRTNDDYGNNGMAIFTETAQQLGICLEYSVSFFRTDPPEKLQAIIDIIKASTSQVIVTFLSHMDLDILIHELAHHNLTGYQWVGTEGWIVDSYTATMNGHHILDGAIGLSIPKAHVTGMREFMLDVKPLNSSSNELFTEFWETMFDCRFKQTKGSEGNQRDCTGSEDLSGQQNIFTDMSLMAIFNNLYKGVYAVAHALHNILGCKEICSNKVQPDPFTILQHIKKAHFKTKEGEEVYFNENGDPVAKYEIINWQPNKNGSVEFVTVGLYDTSLPAEKQLNLHTKSLIWAHNSEQVPVSVCSETCRPGTRKVLQKGKPICCYDCIPCAEGEISNTTDSITCVQCHPEFWSNEKRDDCEKKDTEFLSYEEIMGALLTASSLLGTCMTAIVAVIFFRYRNTPIVKANNSELSFLLLFSLALCFLCSLTFIGRPSEWSCMLRHTAFGITFVLCISCVLGKTIVVLMAFRATLPGSNVMKWFGPPQQRLSVLAFTLIQVLICILWLTISPPFPFKNFKHFKDKIILECVLGSAVGFWAVLGYIGLLAMLCFFLAFLARKLPDNFNEAKFITFSMLIFCAVWITFIPAYVSSPGKFSVAVEIFAILASSFGLLICIFIPKCYIILLKPEKNTKKNMMGKMPSKSS, from the exons ATGTTATGGAATACAGTT ctgctgctggtggcaTCTCTCTCTGGGGCTGAGGAGCCGGTGTGTCGGCAGATAGGAGAGCCGGAGAACCCCCAGCTGTCTAAGAATGGGGACATTATTTTGGGTGGAATCTTCTCTTTTCACACCAGCTGGAAAGGCAGACAGGACACCTACATGCGCAGACCACCGCCACTGCAGTGCACAAG TTTGAATTTCAGAGCGTTCCAGTTTGCTCAGGCTATGCTCTTTGCCATTGAGGAGATTAACAACAGCACAGACTTGCTGCCTGGCATCTTTCTGGGCTACAAGATCTATGATGCCTGTGGCTCCATTGCGAGGGGAGTAAGGGTGGCACTGGCCTTGGCTAATGGTAATGAGGATATATCCGCAGCCTCCAAGGCACCCTGCACCAGACCGGCCCAAGTGCAGGCCATTATGGGAgagacctcctcctctccttgcatGGCTATATCCACTGTCATTGGACCCTTTCATATCCCATTG ATCAGCCACTATGCCACCTGTGCTTGTCTCAGTGACAAAGTCCGGTACCCATCCTTCCTCAGAACAATACCCAGTGACTTCTACCAGAGCAGAGCTCTGGCCCAGTTGGTCAAGCACTTTGGCTGGACTTGGGTCGGGGCAATTAGAACCAATGATGATTATGGCAATAACGGCATGGCCATATTCACAGAGACGGCCCAACAGCTGGGCATCTGTCTAGAGTACTCTGTATCCTTCTTTAGAACAGATCCACCAGAAAAATTACAGGCAATAATTGACATTATCAAAGCTTCCACTTCCCAGGTGATTGTCACTTTCCTCTCCCACATGGATTTGGATATACTAATACATGAGTTGGCCCACCACAACCTGACTGGGTACCAGTGGGTAGGCACTGAGGGCTGGATCGTTGATTCCTACACTGCAACTATGAATGGACACCACATCCTGGATGGTGCTATAGGGCTGTCCATCCCCAAGGCCCATGTCACAGGCATGAGAGAGTTCATGTTGGATGTAAAGCCACTCAATTCATCTAGTAATGAATTGTTCACAGAGTTCTGGGAGACAATGTTTGATTGTAGGTTCAAGCAGACGAAGGGCTCAGAAGGGAATCAGAGAGACTGTACGGGGTCTGAAGATCTCTCTGGGCAGCAAAACATCTTCACTGATATGTCACTCATGGCCATCTTTAACAATCTCTATAAAGGAGTGTATGCTGTGGCCCACGCACTTCATAATATTCTTGGCTGCAAAGAAATATGTAGCAACAAGGTACAGCCAGATCCATTCACG ATTTTGCAGCACATAAAAAAGGCTCATTTCAAGacaaaggagggggaggaagttTACTTTAATGAGAATGGAGACCCAGTAGCAAAGTATGAAATCATAAACTGGCAGCCGAACAAAAATGGCAGTGTGGAGTTTGTCACCGTTGGTCTTTACGACACATCTTTACCTGCAGAAAAACAGCTAAATCTGCACACTAAGTCCTTAATTTGGGCACACAACTCAGAACAG GTGCCTGTGTCAGTGTGCAGTGAGACCTGTCGCCCAGGAACGCGTAAGGTCCTCCAGAAAGGAAAGCCCATCTGCTGCTATGACTGTATCCCATGTGCAGAGGGAGAAATCAGCAACACCACAG ATTCCATCACCTGTGTGCAATGCCATCCTGAATTCTGGTCAAACGAGAAAAGAGATGACTGTGAAAAGAAGGACACAGAGTTTCTATCATATGAAGAGATTATGGGGGCACTGCTCACAGCGTCGTCCCTGTTAGGAACTTGCATGACTGCAATCGTGGCTGTCATTTTCTTCAGATACAGGAACACCCCCATAGTCAAGGCCAACAACTCTGAGCTGAGCTTCCTGCTGCTCTTCTCCCTGGCTCTATGTTTCCTGTGTTCTCTGACCTTCATCGGCCGGCCCTCTGAGTGGTCCTGCATGCTGCGACACACAGCATTTGGGATCACCTTTGTCCTCTGCATCTCTTGTGTTCTGGGGAAAACTATAGTGGTCTTAATGGCCTTCAGGGCTACACTTCCAGGCAGTAATGTCATGAAATGGTTTGGCCCTCCTCAGCAGAGACTCAGTGTTCTGGCTTTCACTCTCATACAGGTCCTGATTTGCATACTTTGGCTAActatctctcctccttttcctttcaagaattttaaacactttaaagacaaaatcatCCTAGAATGTGTATTAGGCTCAGCTGTAGGCTTCTGGGCAGTGTTGGGGTATATAGGACTCCTGGCTATGTTATGTTTCTTTCTAGCTTTTTTGGCTCGGAAACTGCCTGATAATTTCAATGAAGCCAAATTTATCACCTTCAGCATGCTGATATTCTGTGCGGTCTGGATCACCTTTATCCCTGCGTATGTCAGCTCTCCAGGGAAGTTCAGTGTTGCTGTGGAAATATTTGCAATTCTGGCCTCCAGTTTTGGACTGCTAATCTgtatttttattccaaaatgttacaTAATCTTATTGAAGCCAGAGAAGAATACAAAAAAGAACATGATGGGTAAAATGCCATCAAAATCATCATGA
- the LOC144539391 gene encoding extracellular calcium-sensing receptor-like isoform X2 translates to MRRPPPLQCTSLNFRAFQFAQAMLFAIEEINNSTDLLPGIFLGYKIYDACGSIARGVRVALALANGNEDISAASKAPCTRPAQVQAIMGETSSSPCMAISTVIGPFHIPLISHYATCACLSDKVRYPSFLRTIPSDFYQSRALAQLVKHFGWTWVGAIRTNDDYGNNGMAIFTETAQQLGICLEYSVSFFRTDPPEKLQAIIDIIKASTSQVIVTFLSHMDLDILIHELAHHNLTGYQWVGTEGWIVDSYTATMNGHHILDGAIGLSIPKAHVTGMREFMLDVKPLNSSSNELFTEFWETMFDCRFKQTKGSEGNQRDCTGSEDLSGQQNIFTDMSLMAIFNNLYKGVYAVAHALHNILGCKEICSNKVQPDPFTILQHIKKAHFKTKEGEEVYFNENGDPVAKYEIINWQPNKNGSVEFVTVGLYDTSLPAEKQLNLHTKSLIWAHNSEQVPVSVCSETCRPGTRKVLQKGKPICCYDCIPCAEGEISNTTDSITCVQCHPEFWSNEKRDDCEKKDTEFLSYEEIMGALLTASSLLGTCMTAIVAVIFFRYRNTPIVKANNSELSFLLLFSLALCFLCSLTFIGRPSEWSCMLRHTAFGITFVLCISCVLGKTIVVLMAFRATLPGSNVMKWFGPPQQRLSVLAFTLIQVLICILWLTISPPFPFKNFKHFKDKIILECVLGSAVGFWAVLGYIGLLAMLCFFLAFLARKLPDNFNEAKFITFSMLIFCAVWITFIPAYVSSPGKFSVAVEIFAILASSFGLLICIFIPKCYIILLKPEKNTKKNMMGKMPSKSS, encoded by the exons ATGCGCAGACCACCGCCACTGCAGTGCACAAG TTTGAATTTCAGAGCGTTCCAGTTTGCTCAGGCTATGCTCTTTGCCATTGAGGAGATTAACAACAGCACAGACTTGCTGCCTGGCATCTTTCTGGGCTACAAGATCTATGATGCCTGTGGCTCCATTGCGAGGGGAGTAAGGGTGGCACTGGCCTTGGCTAATGGTAATGAGGATATATCCGCAGCCTCCAAGGCACCCTGCACCAGACCGGCCCAAGTGCAGGCCATTATGGGAgagacctcctcctctccttgcatGGCTATATCCACTGTCATTGGACCCTTTCATATCCCATTG ATCAGCCACTATGCCACCTGTGCTTGTCTCAGTGACAAAGTCCGGTACCCATCCTTCCTCAGAACAATACCCAGTGACTTCTACCAGAGCAGAGCTCTGGCCCAGTTGGTCAAGCACTTTGGCTGGACTTGGGTCGGGGCAATTAGAACCAATGATGATTATGGCAATAACGGCATGGCCATATTCACAGAGACGGCCCAACAGCTGGGCATCTGTCTAGAGTACTCTGTATCCTTCTTTAGAACAGATCCACCAGAAAAATTACAGGCAATAATTGACATTATCAAAGCTTCCACTTCCCAGGTGATTGTCACTTTCCTCTCCCACATGGATTTGGATATACTAATACATGAGTTGGCCCACCACAACCTGACTGGGTACCAGTGGGTAGGCACTGAGGGCTGGATCGTTGATTCCTACACTGCAACTATGAATGGACACCACATCCTGGATGGTGCTATAGGGCTGTCCATCCCCAAGGCCCATGTCACAGGCATGAGAGAGTTCATGTTGGATGTAAAGCCACTCAATTCATCTAGTAATGAATTGTTCACAGAGTTCTGGGAGACAATGTTTGATTGTAGGTTCAAGCAGACGAAGGGCTCAGAAGGGAATCAGAGAGACTGTACGGGGTCTGAAGATCTCTCTGGGCAGCAAAACATCTTCACTGATATGTCACTCATGGCCATCTTTAACAATCTCTATAAAGGAGTGTATGCTGTGGCCCACGCACTTCATAATATTCTTGGCTGCAAAGAAATATGTAGCAACAAGGTACAGCCAGATCCATTCACG ATTTTGCAGCACATAAAAAAGGCTCATTTCAAGacaaaggagggggaggaagttTACTTTAATGAGAATGGAGACCCAGTAGCAAAGTATGAAATCATAAACTGGCAGCCGAACAAAAATGGCAGTGTGGAGTTTGTCACCGTTGGTCTTTACGACACATCTTTACCTGCAGAAAAACAGCTAAATCTGCACACTAAGTCCTTAATTTGGGCACACAACTCAGAACAG GTGCCTGTGTCAGTGTGCAGTGAGACCTGTCGCCCAGGAACGCGTAAGGTCCTCCAGAAAGGAAAGCCCATCTGCTGCTATGACTGTATCCCATGTGCAGAGGGAGAAATCAGCAACACCACAG ATTCCATCACCTGTGTGCAATGCCATCCTGAATTCTGGTCAAACGAGAAAAGAGATGACTGTGAAAAGAAGGACACAGAGTTTCTATCATATGAAGAGATTATGGGGGCACTGCTCACAGCGTCGTCCCTGTTAGGAACTTGCATGACTGCAATCGTGGCTGTCATTTTCTTCAGATACAGGAACACCCCCATAGTCAAGGCCAACAACTCTGAGCTGAGCTTCCTGCTGCTCTTCTCCCTGGCTCTATGTTTCCTGTGTTCTCTGACCTTCATCGGCCGGCCCTCTGAGTGGTCCTGCATGCTGCGACACACAGCATTTGGGATCACCTTTGTCCTCTGCATCTCTTGTGTTCTGGGGAAAACTATAGTGGTCTTAATGGCCTTCAGGGCTACACTTCCAGGCAGTAATGTCATGAAATGGTTTGGCCCTCCTCAGCAGAGACTCAGTGTTCTGGCTTTCACTCTCATACAGGTCCTGATTTGCATACTTTGGCTAActatctctcctccttttcctttcaagaattttaaacactttaaagacaaaatcatCCTAGAATGTGTATTAGGCTCAGCTGTAGGCTTCTGGGCAGTGTTGGGGTATATAGGACTCCTGGCTATGTTATGTTTCTTTCTAGCTTTTTTGGCTCGGAAACTGCCTGATAATTTCAATGAAGCCAAATTTATCACCTTCAGCATGCTGATATTCTGTGCGGTCTGGATCACCTTTATCCCTGCGTATGTCAGCTCTCCAGGGAAGTTCAGTGTTGCTGTGGAAATATTTGCAATTCTGGCCTCCAGTTTTGGACTGCTAATCTgtatttttattccaaaatgttacaTAATCTTATTGAAGCCAGAGAAGAATACAAAAAAGAACATGATGGGTAAAATGCCATCAAAATCATCATGA